DNA sequence from the Alosa alosa isolate M-15738 ecotype Scorff River chromosome 2, AALO_Geno_1.1, whole genome shotgun sequence genome:
GTGATTGCGTGATTGCCCCAAATTATTAATTTATGAATGATTGCTCTAGGGCAATATTCATACCATTACATTTTAGAGGTGTGATTAACAGATCGTCTGCATATAGTAGCAGCCCCATCCTCATTAAGGTGTCATCTATTTACCCTCAGACTGCTAGAGTGACCCTGTAGATTATTATAGATGACCTCCATCAGTAGTATTATAGTAAACTAGGGAAATAATCATTTTTTTACCATGTATGTCCACTGTGGATAGAAAGTCAATGTTACGGCTGACTTACGTTATGGACGTCTCGCACATCCAAAGTGGGTCTGTTCCAGGGAGAGTCTAGCTGCTATCTAGGGAAGTCATTAAGTAGAGTTGGGTTAACATGCTGACTATGGGGTAGCTGCTTTTTGTGTGCTGTGGGATTGGTTTTTGCTTCCTGGTCTTGCTTTCTGGTTCATTTTACTGTACATTTCATGATCATCcctttatttgacatgttttAGCATTAAGCTTGCCACAGAAATTTtggctgtgtgtttctgtgtctgtgtttactttGTATATCATCGTGTATGGATGTGAGTTCTCGTGTCCCAGCTGACACGACCTTCCACCATCAATTACTCCAGTGTCATATCGAGGCTATTCAGACACTGCTCACGACGTGCATAAAAGCAGCAATTAGCCCCACAGAGACGAGGCCCCCTTACTGGAGCCATCACAGCTCGTAATCACAGCTCGGCTCACTGTGACCCTCCATCAGAAACAGACATACATGTATAGAACAGCGTGTTAGCTTTTTGTGTCCATTTGAAATAGCACACATGTAATTATAGATGGCGACAACATGCTGCCCTGTTCTTTTCAGGCGCTGCGGAATCAGtgtaattattattttgtagcCGTCAAAAATTCCTCAAAGCAAGGTCACTCCTCGTTTTTGTGTCTTTCTCCCCAGTAATAGTCTCTAAATGTCGATTATATGCTTCATGCACATGGTAATTGAGTGTCGTGCTCAGACGGATGATTATTTTAATATCTTTGGGGGAAAATTCTTGCTTTACTTTTGTCTTTCAAATCAGACCGTACAGGGCCGTAAGGCGCCACCGCTCTTATAAGTGTTCATGCTGTCAAACTTATAAAAGTAACTTGTAATTATAGTGTGTACTGTACAAGATAGAATGTAAGAGTAGTTGTAAAACTAAGGGTGGCAAATCTAATTGAAAGTCTATAGGGTCTCCCAGCCCTACAAAAGCCCCGTTAGTCATATGAATTGAAATCACATTTGACTTGAGAAtaggagctctctctctgatctAGTGGGCTTTACATCAGGAGATGTGTCGCCTCGTAAACCTTTGGGAAATGGGGATTGGTGGGCAGCTGGTGCATTCCATTGTGCTGCGTGTTGAACTGTGAGCTGTGGACTCAAAGGatatctcttctctctgtgtcttttctCAGCTGTTCCACTCCTACCCTCCCACCGTCTCTGGCATTCCCCCGGTCATCCCCCCCACCGGGCCCTTTGGATCTCTCCAGGGGGCCTTCCAGCCCaaggtacgtacacacacacacacacacatacacacggtaCACTGTACACTGCTCCTTGAAAGCACACCACGCCCTCCCTGTAAAGCAGCACATAATCCCAGCCTGTTTTTATTCTCTCTGTGAAATCTTAGTCTCTTGTGAAAAGGAATAGCGTTCATGTAGATCAGGGCGTCTCTGTCCGGTTCCTGTActgggtctcacacacacacacacacacacacacacacacacacacacacacatacacctgttcACAGATGCTATTCTAGATAACCAAGAGTAGCCCTGACTTCTAAAAGCCTTTATTTAGCCTAGTGTGTTAAGAGTAGAAAAATGGAGAACATATCCTAGAAGAAGACGTActgctaatgtaatgtaattgatTATCATAGTGATGAAGGGATGACTGACATGGGTCATCTGTGGAGGTCAGATGTAGTACTGAATGAGACTTGGAGGTGTTCCAGAGGTTTGCTGTGGTTTGCTGTGGTCTCTTTGCTCTTGTTCACTGTAGTCTCGCTGTGTGTTTCAGACGTCCAGTCCCCTCGACGTGGGAGCCAGGCCCGGGGCCCTGCCCCACACACTCCTCCAGAAGGATCCTCgggtatgtacacacacactcacacacacactcacacacatacacacacacacacacagtcatacacacacacaaactgctttCCTAAGTGTAAGTCCGCATGTTCTGCGTATGTCAAGcggttgggccgtatatctgaacaacataaccggcTGTTTGGAATATCCAAACTTAGCCGGCTGTTACACTACACTCCTCCTAGTATTTCCGATGTACATTATGCAAATGAGCTCGTGTCTGAACAAAGAgaagaacatgcagagattctgttcacgtgcgtgttcaaccatgttcaacctgttcaaccaggcggagattctgttcatgtacACATATGACTGCATAACATcagcatgttagcatcatatctgaatcaccctaAGGGTCGGACCTCCATTTGACAAAGCTCCGCATATACTGCGGAGgacgtgtctgaaagcagctacacacacacacacacacacacacacacacacacacacacacacacacacaaacactcactgacTCACACTCAGTTGTATTATTGCTAATGGCAGCGGAAGAAAGATTAATTTGCCGTCCAGTTGCCACTAAACCTTCTCTGGACATAGACTTCATTGATCCAGCCTTCTTAACAGGCTCTTATTTCAGATCAGTTTTCAAGGCTAACCCATTAGTTTGTATTTCTGTCTTGCTTTGAGGGCAGTTTAAGATTTTCTCTCTTCTCGGTAGTAGAGGGTTAAATTACCCATCTGTGAAACTGTCTCGATTGGAATGGATGCGTGTGTTTAAGGGCTACCACATGTTCATGCTGGCtgatgagctctctctctgtgtgtgtgtgtgtgcgtgtgcgtgtgcgtgtgtgtgtgtgtgtgtgtgcgtgtgcatgtgtgtgtgcgtgtgtgtgtgtgtgtgtgtgtgtgtgtgtgtgtgtttggctggtgCTGTGCGTCGGCCATGTTGAGCAGCTTGGGCTGCGCTGTGTTGGTATGCGCCGGGCCACTGGGCACAGGAAGAAGGGGACTCTGGGAAGCTGGCTAATTATTCCCAGCAACGCTTCATTAGAAAGGgaaatttaaacattttaatttggtCATTAATGAAGCGATGCTCAGCGGCTAATTAGAAGAGTTGAGTGACAGATGTGTAACTgtgcctctccttctctcccccctctctccctccctctgtctgtctctctctctctctcttcaccaccactctctctttctgttcctgtcgttctcattctctctctctatctatctctctctctccctctctgtctccccctatctcccctctctctctctctgcttgtctAGTTGACGGATCCGTTCAGGCCCATTCTCAGGGTAAGTGCTTTCTTCACCACTGGCCCAGTCAGCTTCTCTCCCAGTCAGGCCCCCACAGGATGTgggcgagacacacacacacacacacacacacacacacacacacacacacacctcattaccGTGTCAGTCCTCTGCGGAGGTGTCATGTTATCTCACACTCATCTCAGCAGCATTTTTAATCAGTTTATGGAAAACGAGAGCTCACATAGACGAGCAACCCCCCGACACCCCCCCAGTGTGGGAGGAATGAGGCAGAAATGAGTCATAATGTGTGTGCAGAACGGTGCAGAGTTTAACTAGTTCAGACCATTTTAAATCCACCAGTGAGCTCACTGTGAGGTCACATTATAAGGCAAGTGAGAGGATCTCTGGTGGCTAACGTCGGCTGGTCTTTTTGTCTCCGCAGAAACCAGGGAAATGGTGTGCCATGCACGTCCACATCGCCTGGCAGATCTACCACCACCAACAGAAGGTCAAGGTGAGTCCTCAGCTAAGCCTCACTGCGCtcccgactgtgtgtgtgtgtgtgtgtgtatgtgtgtgtgtgtgttgtggtgggaGGAGTATAACAGGATAACAGCAGATCCACCCTAGGGTGGTATTTACACTGATCTCTTCTGTCAAGAGAAAGCACagtaggtgtgtgggtgtgtatttgtgttcagaaatgtgtgtctgtgtgtttgtgtgcacgcgCCCACCAcacgtatatgtgtgtctgtgtttttctcaTAAGGTTGTGTATTGATCAGTCAGAGATCCCCTGTAAGTGAGGGGTTCTGTTGTTGGCAGATAACAGATGCCCTCTGACCTCAATCAGTGTCTgctgtccaacacacacacacacacacacacacacatttactgtcTACATTTCACATCATCTACCAcagaaaacaacaaataaaGACGGTTTCGGACAACACAGGGCTTTTAAAAGCCTTGTCCAACAACATACACTGATACAGCATTTGTGGACATCAATTCCATACTGGACTGATTTCAAATCAGTATAAGTGGagtgcaaacaaacacagatttGCATGCATGGGGGATCATAGTATAGCGTTACACTAATCTCAGGCAGCCAGTGACAGTGTAGAGGAATGTTTTGGCCTGTCATTGTTTTGTCAGTGATGATAATAAGGAAGTGGTTCTGTAGGTCAGGGATTGGCTGAAGTCTGCTAATCTGTTACATTAAAGTGCAGACTCCttgaactgacacgtaactgttaaaaacacagcactcactgatgcacttattcttactgtactctaccgttttttaaattgtcctaaaattgttgagaattgctttaaaacttaaactgtttaccaagttgttagtcgctttggctaaaaatgcgtcagccaaatgtaatgtaatgtaatgtaatgtaatgtaatgtatgccAGTGGTGGTAATGTCTAGTGCTAGCGTATGCCCTGTGGCAGTGTTGTGCCGATGGGCTGGCACTCATGCGGTCTTCTTTGTGGCTTGCCGTTCTCTAGCAGCAGATGCAGGTCGATCCGCACAAGCTGGACTTTGGGTTCAAGCCGGAGTTCCTGAGTCGCCCCCCGGGCCCCAGCCTCTTTGGCGCGATCCATCACCCCCACGACTTGGCACGTCCCGCAACACTCTTTTCAGCAGCAGGTGAGCACAATATACAGTATGAATatatgtgtatctttgtgtatctttgtgtatctctgtgtgtgtgtgtgtgtgtgtgtgtgtgtgtgtgtgtgtgtgtgtgtgtgtgcacaagtgtgtgtgtgcacaagtgtgtgtgtgcacaagtgtgtgcgtgcacatgtgtgtgtgtgtgtgtgtgtgtatatatgttttgTACACGCTAAACCATTTGTTAATTGATTTTGCACAAAGAAGACATACCTCAGTCTAGTCTTGTGGTCTCCTTCTGTTGTTTTCTTGGTGCCATGTTAGAATGCCACACATCCATGCATACCTGCACATATACATCATGTGGGACAAAGGCCCAGAATTGTCCTCAGCTATGCTGACTACAGTGATGGCAGACTGAGGGCACAGTTATGATCTTAATGATGGGAAATAGGCAAGCAACCAGGATGCTGATGAAACATGATAATCCCTGTTGTCGCAGCGCAGTCTCCTCTAGTTGCACACAGCAGTCCTCCTGTCTCATCTGAATGCAGTGTGCATTCTCCCCCGGTGTATCATTAGGTGACTGACATGGCAGAACAGACAAGTCTGTCAAGGCTGAAGCCTTCcctctgtctgagtgtgtgtgtgtgtgtgtgtgtgtgtgtgtgtgtcagcaacaATTGGTTTTCTCTTCATTTGGAAATGTAGGTGTCACCTTTATCCCCAATGTGCATATTACTGATTGATAGCCTTTCTGCTATAAGAAACTCAGTTAAAGCAATATTTGGATCCTGTCatgatgtgtatgtatgtagcgGAGGGTGTGTGGTTAGACAGGACTGTGTTGGCCGTGGTGTGGCTATTCTAACTAAGTTTTATTGGCAGGGCACATTTTCAGATTGCCAACACATCAAGAGAACACAcataagacaaaaaaaaagaagattgTCAATTTacaccaaaataaaaaaactaatcCCCAGCTACCAGACAAGATGGTTATATTGCCtttcttttgtctctctctctctatctctctctctctatctatctctcactcaGGTGCTACACACCCCTCGGCCACACCCTTCGGGCACCCGCCTCATCACCCTGGCAACTTCCTCACGCCAGCACCCCACCTAGGTACGCCGCGTAAGTCAGCCTGCCTGCCCTGCGTCGTCCATCACACTTCgcactctcacttctctctctctcacacacacacacacacacacacacacacatctcacacaacAGCTTGTTGGCCCAGTACCACACAGGTCTCACTGGTGCTGTGGGAAAGGAGAGGCAGCTCTGCTCATTCTCCCTTCAACAGCTCACTATAGAGGTGACAAGACTACAAACAAAAGAAGTGAATGCACTCTTTACCAGGGACTGTAAACACTGTTCAAATGGCTTCATTGTTCAGTGTGTCCACATACAAGTTATACAAACATTGCActgttgtatatttatttaacgtgtatttataaatgtgtgtgtatgtgtgtgtctgttttctgCCATTGACCGTTGTTTTCCTTGTTCCTCCACAGAATCGTTCAGTCGGCCGCCTGCGTTCGGAGGTCTTGGGGCTCTAAGCACAGCTGCCTTTGGGGGTCTGGGTAACCCTGCGCTCAGTGAGTAGCCTCTACTTACCTCTCTGCTGGACAGATAAGGGCCTGCTTGTAGGGTTTAAACCAAACACAACcatttggtgttttgtccatgTAAGTTAAAGGTGtagtccttgattgtgattcatTACTTTTCGTCAAATTCAGCATCATTCTCCAAAAACACAGTCCTTTTTTGGTAAATGGGAAACAAAATAAAGTGGAGTGACCAAACTAATTCCATATATTATATGGAATCTATatggtgggcagccgtggcccacttgttagcactctggacttgtaactggagggttgccggttcgagccccaaccagtgggccgcggctgaagtgcccttgagcaaggcacctaacccctcactgctcccccccgCCGCTGCTCAAGCAGGCAGCCCACTGCGCtctgattagtgtgtgcttcacctcactgtgtgctgtttgtgtttcactaattcactgattgggttaaatgcagagaccaaatttccctcacgggatcaaaaaagtatatatacttatacttataaataGGATTGAGAACTGCACCTTTAATATTGTAAATGTACTTCCATGTTTGACTGACTGATCGTCCCTTGAGCTGTTGGTAACCGACTGGTCTTCTCGTGTCCCTTCTCGCAGCGCCTAACTCCATGTTCGGCCACAAGGAGGCGCCCAACGGCCAGCAGCCCTTCGGCGGCAGCCACGAGCCCTGGAACCGCCTCCACCGCACACCACCCTCCTTCCCCACGCCCCCGCCATGGGTCAAGCCCGCCGAGTCGGAGCGCAGCGCCTCGGCCAGCTCACACGAGCGCGACCGAGAGAGGGACCGTGAGCGGGACCGGGAGTCGGACAAACGCGACTCGTCTGCTAGCAAAGAAGATAAGGACAGGTaagtgacctctgacccttaCCGGTATAGCATGGCTGTGAAATATGCTGTGCCTCCCCTTTCCACCTCAGCAGTCAAATGCTCTGTAATGCCAATAAGAATCAAGCCCTTTTAATGATGAATTGTCATGAAAGTATTGGAGATTACATACATTATGTTTAAATCGTTTACAATGATTAAACTCATGATTCAGACCAAATTAATActtacatacaaatacatacatcaTAATAGGGTTGTCATTTGTACCTCCAGTTTTTCAGAGCACAGTCTTTCCCCATCAGAAGTCATACATTGCTTTTTAAGAACACTCTTATGATCACTCATTTTGAGTACTTCACATGGTGACATGACTAACAGtgatgtctgtgttgtgtttggcaGGGACAGCGTGGAGAAGCGGCACTCGAGCTGTTCCTATATCCTCACAACCCCTCAGCCTGTTTCGACACAACCGCCGGAGCCCACCCGGAACCACCTGCCGCCCTCCGAGCCCCGCgacaaggacaaggacaagCCCAAAGAgcgcgagagggagagagagcgggagagagagagggagcgcgaGCATGCAGACTCCTGGAAGGACAACGGCATGGATGAGCACAAGCTCAAGgagaaccaccaccaccatcaccaccacggCAGCAACGACAAGGACACGCCGGTCATCCACGACGGCCGGATGTCCGAGGAGAAGCCGGTCAACCGGGTGACCACGTCACCCTACATGCGTCCCGGTGCGGGTATCGGAGGAGGCGGCGGCGGCGTAGTGGCTGGCGGCCTGGAGCGGGTCAACGGCGGGCTGACCCGCGAGGCGCTGGACAAGAAGGCCGAGGCGCTGTACGGCGAGGCGGCCAAGAAGAGCCACGAGGTCAAGGTGAAAGAGGAGCGCAAGGAGGAGGTGGACGGACCAGCCGAGAGGCCCTCCTCGCACCCGCACccgcacccacacccacacccactgcCGCCGCACTCGCAGGCCCAGACGCAGCCACCGTCAGGGGCGCCCGGGGTGCCCTCGCTGCACCCAGCCTCctccatgcccatgcccatgggCATGCCCAGCGTCCACCCCATGAACGCCATCAGCGGCCTGGACAGGACTCGCATGGTGGGGCCCTTCATGGGCATCAGCCCCATCCCGGGGGCCGAGCGCTTCCCCTACCCGGCCTTCCACTGGGACCCCATGCGGGACCCCTACCGGGGGCTGGACATCCACCGCAGGGACCCTCTGGCACGGGACCTGCTGCTGCGGAACGAGGCGCTGCACCGGTTCGCGGGGCCGCGGCTGTACGAGGCCGAAGGCCAGACTGACCGGGCGAGCCGCACGACTTCAACCGAGACGACGCTGGGCGCGGCCACCGCGGGCGGCGTTGGAGCACCGGCGAGACCACGACCGGCAGATGGACGAACGCGAGCGCCTGCACGCGCTCCGCGAGGACTACGAGCACGCGGCCGCCGTGGCGGCGGCCACCGCCGCTCGCCTCCACCCGCCGCCCGTCCACCACCTGGACTCGCACCCGCACCTGGCCCACCACGGCCTCATCGGCCCCGGCCTGGCCACCATGCACTACCCGCGCCTCAGTCCGGCCGccgcggcggcagcagcagcagcggcggcggctGCCCATCAGAACGGACTCCTCAACAAGAACCCCCCCACGGCCTCTCTGAGCGCCCCGCCGCCCCTCATCCCCTCGCTGGGCACCCGGCCCGGCTCTCCCCGACGGACTACCCCCCTGGGCACTGACCTCAGAGACAGaccgccctcacacacacacaaggacatcgAGGCGCGATGAAACTGACCAtccttcacacactcacagacatacacacacacacacactcagacacacacgtgcCCAAGATCTGTGCCTGACAGACTATAATACGGAACTCAAAAGCACTTAACCCTGGGCAGTCGAGACTGTATCATACCTGTGTATACTAAATCCCAGGACGAAGGCTCACGGAAATGACCTCTggtcctgtttgtttgtttgtttgtttttttctgttttgtaaaaataaaaaaaaaaaatacaaatagcGGACAattaactgaacaaatgaaattttgcatacattttatcCTATTTGCTCCTGCTTTTTGTGTGGACTGACTCTGGCGTTTGTACAGAAAACTTGCTCTGAAGTGATGAGAAACGTGCGGGCCAAaggatccccccccccccatcccaagAGCACTGTTTTTGGAATGTACAGCTACTTCACTACATTACTGAGAAGGTCAAGGCTGTGTAGATAATATGTATAGTCAGTGTGCTAACTCCTTATGGCTAAAATCAAGGTGCAAAAATATGCAAAAAGGGTGTTACGAAAGCTTTACTTTGAACAAATGTACATAAAGGATATGAAAATTGAAGTTCAGAATGTGCAGTTCTTTCCACATTGGTTTTTCTTGCTCAGTAACGGCTAGCAGTGGCTCCTTGGCGAGGTTCACAGTACATCTGTCCCGAGACCTGACCCCCAGTCCAGCGCCCTTCAACTATGCAACATGTGGGatttctcttgctctcactgTCCACCTCTGAATCTCACAaccctctctcacctctctctctctctctctctctctctctctctcaatccctctaACTTGTTACTTCCTtccctatctccctctcttcttcctctctgtccctctttcttctcctcctctctctctcgcatgcACTCTCTCCACAACCAGACCATTCCGTGTAGATTGGAAAGCGAAACTAACATACCCAGTATGCACAGAAGAGAAAACAAATCATGTTTTTCCAACTTGTTTTGTGGTGACAATCCTTTATGATTATGTTTCGTAGAAGTATATTTAGATCTCTATTTTTTTGATGTATCTCCCAACCATCGAGGTCACTGAGCACAGAGTAGAATGTTTCCTTTGAGCAACGTCTTCTGTTGTGGAGAGAATGCATACTAAACATCACAAACACCTTCCTTTGGCTCAAGGAGTGGAATGTAGGTGTCTGGCAAATTGGAAATTAGTTCCAGTTGGTTTAACAGTGTATTAAAAAGTGCTATCCTAAGCTGTTGTATCTACAAAactaaaaagacaaaaaagctAGAAGTCTAAACTGTGGGCAAGTTGGTTTTTAAATGGGCAAAGATCTATTTTAGTAGTCCACCGAAGGCTTAGTTGTGCGCTTCAAACTCCGTGAGATTCAGATGTTGTGCagtgtttttttaatcaaacattaaaaatgtTGACAGGAGCAGTAGTGACTAGTCAATGCGTATTGCAAAGAGATTGTTAACAGAAACTTTTTTGCTGTTTATCATGTACGTAAAAAAATGAAGTTCTTTCTAGATCATGTACAAAAGGAAAAAAGTGAAGCGACTGAATCTTCAGCATGCTCCTCATTTAAACTTGTGTTATGTAAATTGTGCCatgttattaaaaaatgtgAGCTAAACTGGTCTTGCTGGATTCATTTATATCATCTAGATATCACAGAAATTGAGAGTGCAAATGAATCCCCACACTTTTTATTAATCATGATCCATGCCATTGTGAAATATAACAATGCAACAGCGAGTTCCAAGTGCTCTTAGTTGCTTATCAACATCCCCTTGAAGTCCCCTCTGATAACCGCTCTACTAAGAGGATCCAGGATGATCCATGAATAAAATTCATATGATTGTGGTGTCACAAGATATTCTCCTTACTAGTTTGTACTCtcggtgtaggtgtgtgtgtgtgttgttaagcACTGATCGTGTCTACTTGGGATCATTTGGAATGTTCTCCACTTACTGATACTGTTTCAGACAAGAAGAATAATCAGTTGTCAAGCAATCAGTTCTTTAGGAATCACACCATTTTACAAAAGAAATGTTATTCTACAAATAGAAATGTAAATCTATTTGTATCTGTTTTCTAGTACAAATATTGCAACAACAGAAAGTACCCTGAGACAGGGTGTTCAGTAATAAGAAACATCAAAGATGTATAAGCTGTTCCAGACTTGATGTTACATCACTGGACAGACCGGACAGACATCAGAAGGGAGACTAAATTCATCTGTTTTCTATCCCACTAATCAGAACATGTTATCTGAACATAGCGAATCATGTTATCACGGTGTGATGATTAGATAGGactatatgtaatatgtaattaatTATAACTGCTACTGTCATGTCACAGGATTAGGACAAAGCACAAGAAAGCTGTCAAATGAAATTAGTGTACTTAAATTATTTGGAGTCTTCCAAATGGTTACTACTTGGAGTCCTTGTAGGCTAACGGGTGTAACccatgtccagtgaattatgctaagcttaGCTAATGGTGTCAAACTGGGTTATTGCctgcacagagaagagaagggtatgtaaTGTATCTTCTTATCTAATTCTGGATGGCAAATAAGCTCATTTCACAAAAGGTCAGTGTCCTTTGAGACCCTTAGATCATGTAACAATcttaacacattcgttttaagagtgtaagaCATGACTTCAGTTTAATTGACATGGATGTTTTGTGTAAAATAATAGATTTAATAGAAATTGCTATTGTCCATAGTGCTCCACTGCGATTACTTATTATTTACCAGCAGATGTCGCCAAAGGAGTGCAACTAGAAATACCGTATGTGTAATTCTGTGTCTTTGGTCCGAGTTTGCTACTGTGAATTGAGGTCTTCATTTCAAGATTGATTATGGAGTTTTTACAACAAAAAATGcgaaacaataataataataataccgtaataataataaaaacgtATCctatcagtaggcctacacattttgTTCCAACTTAAAATAAACGCACAACCGAATTATTTGTTCAACAAACGTCTCCTCAGTAAACACAAGATGGCAGCAAATACATGATTTAG
Encoded proteins:
- the auts2a gene encoding LOW QUALITY PROTEIN: autism susceptibility gene 2 protein homolog (The sequence of the model RefSeq protein was modified relative to this genomic sequence to represent the inferred CDS: deleted 4 bases in 2 codons), yielding MDVARSSGIRKKRKSRSERDRERRSGGGGGMPRSSAHARGAVLRFSSDSDGENSTNPPPSSSRPRPPRRKRKESTSAEEDIIDGFSISGFMTLEALEKNMSLKPQERRENAAGPLQKKRPPARVANGMTLDVRKEPFQNHHNNHNHSHSNHHHPQNQYSDQENNPRLAHSPKKKKHLQKKQQPLKPGQNNCKDSDSESVSGESKPSIRSSSRDRLTDCDSESDQEDKGSDASSEKFFSTAAVKGPDFGVDPLPTNASQELRGLGVPKVSGLERSQEKSQDSGREQPPPPPTPAPVPAANGTPKPFKPPASAPAPSHPHSHPFQPPLVPVRPLGQPASTPATPCSAAAPAQIQHLQPQYHHLHHNHNHHHHHHLLQQQQQAAARPSLPRRPPPPPAPSPPATLPLAQGPEPPQAAPPRPPQLPELPPAHPAHAHSRPPPTPGPQSHPPSPALPGHQRPPSRCQPRALPSYGSSLSLNGLSSRSSTPGSKSQSGPPPPPPAPAAPPAPHLPPSHPSAPAGAGSSFPLPLPPANPAAAAHAFPAPHPHHPSMFAPPAALPPPPPLTSNTLPAPGHPAAASAYSEQDLLRQELNTRFLASQSADRGASLGPPPYLRTEFHQHQHQHQHQHQHTHQHTHQHTFTPFPHPAIMPTPAPPMVRTPARNFDKYPTKVDPFYRHSLFHSYPPTVSGIPPVIPPTGPFGSLQGAFQPKTSSPLDVGARPGALPHTLLQKDPRLTDPFRPILRKPGKWCAMHVHIAWQIYHHQQKVKQQMQVDPHKLDFGFKPEFLSRPPGPSLFGAIHHPHDLARPATLFSAAGATHPSATPFGHPPHHPGNFLTPAPHLESFSRPPAFGGLGALSTAAFGGLGNPALTPNSMFGHKEAPNGQQPFGGSHEPWNRLHRTPPSFPTPPPWVKPAESERSASASSHERDRERDRERDRESDKRDSSASKEDKDRDSVEKRHSSCSYILTTPQPVSTQPPEPTRNHLPPSEPRDKDKDKPKEREREREREREREREHADSWKDNGMDEHKLKENHHHHHHHGSNDKDTPVIHDGRMSEEKPVNRVTTSPYMRPGAGIGGGGGGVVAGGLERVNGGLTREALDKKAEALYGEAAKKSHEVKVKEERKEEVDGPAERPSSHPHPHPHPHPLPPHSQAQTQPPSGAPGVPSLHPASSMPMPMGMPSVHPMNAISGLDRTRMVGPFMGISPIPGAERFPYPAFHWDPMRDPYRGLDIHRRDPLARDLLLRNEALHRFAGPRLYEAEGQTDREPHDFNRDDWARPPRAALEHRRDHDRQMDERERLHALREDYEHAAAVAAATAARLHPPPVHHLDSHPHLAHHGLIGPGLATMHYPRLSPAAAAAAAAAAAAAHQNGLLNKNPPTASLSAPPPLIPSLGTRPGSPRRTTPLGTDLRDRPPSHTHKDIEAR